AAACCAGCACACTAATAACCAGCCAGCAGAGAATTCGCGACGACGCTCACTCCAGGCTTGCGTAATGGCACCAGGAATTTGCAAGACCCATGGAAGCAGGCCAATTAATAGCAGGGGTACAAAGTAATAAATTGGCCCTGTTCTACTGTGTGCATCTTGCGTAAAGCGCTGCAGATGCTCGTGAATAAAGAAGAACTCTAGAAACTCTGGATTGCGCTGCGCAACCAGAACAAACCAAGGGGCGGTGATTGCTAAGAACAAAATGGTGCCGCTAAATAAACGTAGGCGAGTCCAGATCTTCCAATCCCAAGTGCTAATCGAGTAGGCGATAAATACCATTGCAGGAATCGCTGCGCCAATAACACCCTTGGATAAAGTTGCGAGCGCCATAAAAATCCAGCAAGCCCACATCCAGTTGCGACAACTACTTTTGTTGTGAGAAGTTTGTGCAATCAATAGACTGCACAGTGCCGCTACTAAAAAAGAAGATAGACCCATGTCGAGTGAGTTGAAGTGTCCGCTGATGACCCACATCGGACTCGAAGCCAATGTCACTGCAGCCAACCATCCCGCTCTCGCGTTATAAATCCGTGCGCCAGTAAATCCGACTAAAAGAATAGTTAGGAAACCGGTGAGCGCAGTCCAAAGACGTGCTTGCCAATCACCAACCCCAAACACTTGAAATGCTGCAGCAGTTGCCCAAGCTTGCAATGGTGGTTTTTCAAAATACTTGTAACCGTTGTAGCGCGGTGTGACCCAGTCACCCGTAACCAACATCTCGCGGGCGATCTCTGCGTAACGTCCCTCATCAGATGGAATCAAGTGGCGGTAATTGAGGGTGCCAAACCACAATAAGCCGTAAATGATGACCAATAGCAAAATCTTGCCTGGGTGCAGGGCTGATGACTGCCGAATTTGGCCAAATTGCATTAGGCGGGCTCCACCATCAGGGCTAGCAGGACTTGGCGTCCTTCGCCTACCAAGATGTTGTAAGTGCGGCAGGCGGCTTGAGAATCCATGATTTCAAAGCCGATTTTGGCCTCAATAAGAGATTTGAGGAGTTCCGGCCTAGGGAAATGCTGGCGGCTACCAGTCCCAATGAGGATTAATTCTGGTTTTAAATCAATGAGTTGCGAGAAATGACCCGCTTCCAAATCAGCAAATGTCTGAGGTGGCCAATTTGAGATGGCGCCATCCGAACTAAGGACAACGGCATGGGCGTAAGGCGTCTTATTGATCTCTACATAGCCATCGCCGTAGCCAGTGATCGTATTCGCTCCGGAATGGGGGTCAGATTGAAGCTTCAAGTGGACTCTCTGTCATAATTATGTGGATTATAGCTAGCTGTTTTTTCTCATATTTCAAGAACTTACCCTTAAATTTATTGTGAAACCGATCCGAAAGTCCCAAAAGCTCGATAACGTCTGTTATGACATACGTGGGCCGGTGCTCGAGCTTGCTCAGCGCATGGAGGAAGAGGGTCACAAAATTATCAAATTAAACATTGGAAACGTAGGGGTTTTCGGTTTTGATCCTCCTGAAGAGATTCAGTTGGACATGATTCGCAATTTGAGTAATGCATCGGCATATTCCGACTCCAAAGGAATCTTCTCTGCTCGCAAAGCCATCATGCAGTACTGCCAAGAAAAAGGCATTCAAGGCGTGACCTTGGATGATGTGTATACCGGTAATGGCGTTTCCGAACTCATCGTTCTTTCGATGAACGCGCTCTTGAATGATGGCGATGAAGTATTGGTGCCAACACCAGATTACCCGCTGTGGACTGCAGCAGTGAGTTTGTCTAGCGGCACACCTGTTCACTATCTTTGTGATGAATCCAAGGATTGGGCTCCAGACTTAAATGATTTGCGTAAAAAAATTACGCCACGCACAAAAGCGATTGTGGTGATTAACCCAAACAATCCTACTGGTGCAATTTATTCAAAAGAAGTTTTGCTTGAGTTAACTCAAATTGCCCGCGAACATGGTTTGATTTTGTTTGCCGATGAGATTTACGACAAGATGTTGTATGACGGTGAGAAACATATCTCTCTCGCGTCTTTATCGACCGACGTAGTTACCATTACCTTTAACGGCCTTTCTAAGAATTACCGTTCATGTGGTTACCGTGCTGGTTGGATGATCGTTTCAGGTGATAAAGAAATGGTTCGTGATTACATCGAGGGTTTAAATATGCTGGCCTCGATGCGTCTGTGTGCAAACGTTCCTGGCCAATACGCGATTCAAACTGCCCTTGGCGGATACCAGAGTATTAATGACTTGGTTGGTGAGGGCGGTCGTCTTGCAAAGCAGCGTGATCTTGCATGGAAACTTATTACAGATATTCCGGGTGTTACTTGCGTCAAGCCAAAATCTGCTCTGTATTTATTTCCAAGGTTGGATCCAGAGGTTTATCCAATTGAAGATGACCAGCAATTTGTTGCCGATCTTCTAAAAGAAGAAAAAGTATTGTTAGTGCAGGGCTCTGGTTTTAACTGGGGCAAACCTGATCACTTCCGCGTAGTGTTCTTGCCTCATGAAGATGTGCTTAAGGAAGCTATTGGCCGCCTTGCACGTTTTCTGGAGCGTTATCGTAATAAGCACAGCCGTAAGGCTTCTTCAACTGCAGCAAAGGCATCATGAAACCGATTCAAGTAGGTCTATTAGGTATTGGCACTGTTGGTGGTGGCGTATTCACTGTTCTCGAGCGCAACCAAGATGAGATTCAGCGTCGTGCTGGACGTGGTATTCGCATTAATACCGTTGCCGATTTAAATGTAGAACGCGCTAAAGAATTGGTTAAAGATCGCGCCCAAGTGGTGAGTGACGCTCGTGCGGTTATTAATAATCCTGAGATCGATATTGTTATTGAGCTCATTGGTGGTTACGGTATTGCTAAGGACTTGGTTCTTGAGGCAATCGCCGCCGGTAAGCACGTTGTAACAGCTAATAAAGCATTAATTGCCGTTCACGGTAACGAGATTTTTAAAGCCGCCCATGCCAAAGGTGTGATGGTTGCATTTGAAGCTGCAGTTGCTGGCGGCATTCCAATTATTAAAGCTTTGCGTGAAGGCTTAACAGCTAACCGTATTGAATGGATTGCCGGCATTATTAACGGCACAACCAATTTCATCTTGTCAGAAATGCGCGATAAAGGTTTGGATTTCGCAACAGTACTTAAAGAAGCCCAACGTTTAGGCTATGCAGAAGCAGATCCTACTTTCGATATCGAAGGAGTTGATGCTGCGCATAAAGCGACCATCATGAGTGCGATTGCATTTGGTATTCCAATGCAGTTTGAAAAAGCGCACATTGAAGGCATTACTAAATTAGATGCCATTGACATCAAATATGCTGAGCAGTTGGGCTATCGCATTAAGTTACTTGGTATTGCCAAGAAAACTTCCACAGGTGTTGAGTTGCGCGTTCACCCAACCTTAATTCCTTCTAAGCGTTTGATTGCAAACGTTGAAGGTGCAATGAATGCCGTTCAAGTTTTTGGCGATGCCGTTGGCACTACTTTGTATTACGGTAAGGGTGCTGGCTCTGAGCCAACAGCGTCCGCGGTGATTGCTGACTTAGTGGACATTACACGCTTATTGAGTGCCGATGCTGAGCATCGCGTTCCTTACTTAGCCTTCCAGCCTGATTCTGTACAAGATACGCCAGTATTACCAATTGGCGAGATCACTACAAGCTACTACCTGCGTCTACGTGTTGCTGATCAAGCTGGCGTGCTAGCCGATATCACTCGTATCCTCGCTTCGCATGGCGTATCAATCGATGCACTTTTGCAAAAAGAGGCTGATGAGGGTGAGAGCCAAACCGACTTAGTTGCTTTGACTCATGAAACTAAAGAAAAGAACATGCTTGCTGCAATCAAAGAGATCCAAGATCTCAAGACGGTTGCTGGCGAAGTGGTGAAGATCCGTTTAGAAAATCTGTCCTAAGTAAAATTCAGCAAAATACATGCGTTACCAATCTACTCGTGGCAATAGTCCACAGCAAACCTTCCTAGAAATTTTGTTAGGTGGATTAGCGCCTGATGGCGGCTTGTATTTGCCTACCCAGTATCCGCAAGTAACTGCCGCACAGTTGGATGCTTGGCGTGGCTTGTCTTATGCTGATTTGGCTTATGAAGTATTGAGCCTGTATTGCGACGATATTCCTGAAGCAGATTTACGCGCACTCTTGCGGAAAACCTATACCGAGCAGGTGTATTGCAATGGACGTCCGCAAGATAACGCGAGAGACATTACGCCACTGCATTGGCTAGGCGAAGAGCGGGGAACACGCATCGGTCTCTTGAGTCTCTCCAATGGACCAACGCTCGCCTTTAAAGATATGGCGA
The window above is part of the Polynucleobacter sp. AP-Kolm-20A-A1 genome. Proteins encoded here:
- a CDS encoding glycosyltransferase family 39 protein; the protein is MQFGQIRQSSALHPGKILLLVIIYGLLWFGTLNYRHLIPSDEGRYAEIAREMLVTGDWVTPRYNGYKYFEKPPLQAWATAAAFQVFGVGDWQARLWTALTGFLTILLVGFTGARIYNARAGWLAAVTLASSPMWVISGHFNSLDMGLSSFLVAALCSLLIAQTSHNKSSCRNWMWACWIFMALATLSKGVIGAAIPAMVFIAYSISTWDWKIWTRLRLFSGTILFLAITAPWFVLVAQRNPEFLEFFFIHEHLQRFTQDAHSRTGPIYYFVPLLLIGLLPWVLQIPGAITQAWSERRREFSAGWLLVCWFVVIFAFFSVSRSKLPGYIIPIFPALALIIGNRLDRLLGHTNTMTLPWKLQVLGFSLLGCFGFFFLDAIGKQARPDEIEAYAQYVYWVIAALAALVIFSAYAAWQSKRNGIQSIVSFACGFFLCAIIAGTGHETLGRAVSGVDLVKSVKTSIPEKVNFYSVRLLDHTVPFYLGRTMIMVESPDELEFGVKQEPELWMPTLDAFISRWKEDQTAYAIMVPEQFDALQAQNFPMVEIGRDSRRVIVKHPDTSSLTQ
- a CDS encoding Mth938-like domain-containing protein, translating into MKLQSDPHSGANTITGYGDGYVEINKTPYAHAVVLSSDGAISNWPPQTFADLEAGHFSQLIDLKPELILIGTGSRQHFPRPELLKSLIEAKIGFEIMDSQAACRTYNILVGEGRQVLLALMVEPA
- a CDS encoding pyridoxal phosphate-dependent aminotransferase, with amino-acid sequence MKPIRKSQKLDNVCYDIRGPVLELAQRMEEEGHKIIKLNIGNVGVFGFDPPEEIQLDMIRNLSNASAYSDSKGIFSARKAIMQYCQEKGIQGVTLDDVYTGNGVSELIVLSMNALLNDGDEVLVPTPDYPLWTAAVSLSSGTPVHYLCDESKDWAPDLNDLRKKITPRTKAIVVINPNNPTGAIYSKEVLLELTQIAREHGLILFADEIYDKMLYDGEKHISLASLSTDVVTITFNGLSKNYRSCGYRAGWMIVSGDKEMVRDYIEGLNMLASMRLCANVPGQYAIQTALGGYQSINDLVGEGGRLAKQRDLAWKLITDIPGVTCVKPKSALYLFPRLDPEVYPIEDDQQFVADLLKEEKVLLVQGSGFNWGKPDHFRVVFLPHEDVLKEAIGRLARFLERYRNKHSRKASSTAAKAS
- a CDS encoding homoserine dehydrogenase; its protein translation is MKPIQVGLLGIGTVGGGVFTVLERNQDEIQRRAGRGIRINTVADLNVERAKELVKDRAQVVSDARAVINNPEIDIVIELIGGYGIAKDLVLEAIAAGKHVVTANKALIAVHGNEIFKAAHAKGVMVAFEAAVAGGIPIIKALREGLTANRIEWIAGIINGTTNFILSEMRDKGLDFATVLKEAQRLGYAEADPTFDIEGVDAAHKATIMSAIAFGIPMQFEKAHIEGITKLDAIDIKYAEQLGYRIKLLGIAKKTSTGVELRVHPTLIPSKRLIANVEGAMNAVQVFGDAVGTTLYYGKGAGSEPTASAVIADLVDITRLLSADAEHRVPYLAFQPDSVQDTPVLPIGEITTSYYLRLRVADQAGVLADITRILASHGVSIDALLQKEADEGESQTDLVALTHETKEKNMLAAIKEIQDLKTVAGEVVKIRLENLS